The nucleotide sequence ACCGTTCCTAGTGTAGAAGCTGTTCTTTTTCAGTATTTTGTACTAGGAACGGTTTTTTGTTATCCAAAAAAAATCGATATTTGCCCCATCATGAAGTTATAGAAATTATGTTTCGTATAGATGTCGTTAGGCCTTTGTCCTAAATTAATCGAACCTTCTTCGTTCGGTTTTGACATGTCTTCCTTTTTTCAACATAATTTCTTTTCAAATGCCACATATAAATAGAATTACCTTAAAAAGACTGTTTCAGCACTTTATCGTTGCCGTTACGGGCAAAGAAACAGAGTTTACTTCCGGAAGCATCCGTAAGGCCATTTTTATGCTTTCCATCCCCATGATCTTGGAGATGATGATGGAGTCTATTTTCGCCATTGTAGATATTGCCTATGTTTCACAGGTAAGTGTAAATGCCGTCGCCACCATTGGTCTGACCGAATCGGTAGTGACCTTGGTCTATGCCGTTGCCATAGGACTTAGCATGGCGGCAACGGCCATAGTAGCCCGAAGAATAGGGGCGAAGGATGTAAAGGGCGCCCAAGAAGCGGCGGTGCAGGCCATAGCCTTGGGTGTCTTGGTTTCGCTTATAGTCGGGGTACTAGGGTTTATATATGCCAAGGATATTCTGGCCTTAATGGGGGCGGAACCCGACTTGATAGCCGAAGGCTCCGGTTATACGAAACTCTTGTTGGGCGGTAACATCACCATTTTGCTATTGTTCCTGATCAACGCCATATTCAGGGGGGCAGGCGATGCTTCCGTGGCCATGTGGGCCTTGGTGCTTTCCAATGGACTCAATATTATTCTAGACCCCGTATTTATTTTTGGTTGGGGGCCTATACCGGAGTATGGGGTCATGGGGGCGGCCATAGCTACCAATATTGGCAGGGGAGCGGCCGTTGTGTTTCAATTGGCGGTCTTGTTCTTTGGTTGGAGCCGAATACAGATCGGGTTTAAGGACATGGTAATCCGTTTTGGGGTAATGCTCAACCTTGTAAAGGTATCGCTCGGAGGTATCGCCCAATTCCTGATAGGTACATCCAGTTGGGTATTTCTCATGCGGATGATGTCGGAATTTGGCAGTGAGGTCTTGGCAGGCTACACTATAGCCATTAGGGTCATGCTGTTTACTTTGATGCCCTCTTGGGGGATGAGCAATGCAGCGGCAACCCTAGTGGGCCAAAACCTTGGGGCGAAACAGCCCGATCGCGCGGAAACCTCGGTTTGGAAGACGGGAAAATACAATGCCTGGTTTATGGGCATTGTTTCTTTGGTCTACCTCTTCTTTGCATATGATATCGTAGGTTGGTTCAATACGAATCCTGTAGTGGTTGAAAATGGCGGTCTATGCCTTCAGATTATAGCGGTGGGCTACGTGTTCTATGCCTATGGCATGGTCGTGACCCAAGCTTTTAACGGGGCAGGTGATACCGGTACACCGACCAAACTGAACCTTATTGCTTTTTGGTTGTTTCAGTTGCCTTTCGCCTATTTAACGGCCATTGCGTTTCAATGGGGGGCAATGGGCGTATTCGTCGCCATTACTGCCGCAGAGATACTATTGGCCGTCATCTCTATGGTGTGGTTTAAAAAAGGGAAGTGGAAAAAGGTCAGTGTCTAATCGGCTTTTTGTAACTTTATCCTTCTAAATTCTTGAAATTATGCAGCAGAAGAAAATAGGCCTCAATACGATATGTACCCATGTGGGCGAGGTGAAAGATGAACAGTTTAAAGGAGCGGTTTCCCCACTTTATATGAGTAGTTCGTATGCCTTTGAAGACGTTGATGTAAAACGATATCCCAGATATTTCAACACTCCCAACCAAGAGGCCCTGTGCAAGAAAATAGCGGCTTTGGAGCATACCCAAGCCGGTCTGATATTCGGTAGTGGCATGGCGGCCATTACTACCTCCTTAATGGCATTTTTAAGGGCAGGGGACCACGTGGTACTCCAGCAAGTGTTGTACGGAGGTACTTATAATTTAGTGGTGGAGGAATTCGATAAATTTGGTATCGAATATTCCTTTACCCATGGATGGGCCCCTGAAGACTTCGAGAAAAAGATCCGATCGAATACCAAGGTGATATATATAGAAACGCCTTCCAATCCACTTTTGACCATAACCGATTTGGATGCCATCGGGAAGTTGGCCAAAAAACACGGACTCATCTCTATGATCGATAATACTTTCGCAAGTCCGGTAAACCAAAACCCTATAGACTTCGGTATTGACGTGGTCATTCATAGTGCTACAAAGTATATGGGAGGCCATTCGGATATTTTGGCGGGAGCAGTGGCTTCCTCCGAAGAAAATATCAATCGAATTTTCGCTTTGGCGAAGAACTTTGGCGGAAGCCTTAGTGATTATACGGTCTGGCTGCTCGAAAGAAGCTTGAAGACCATGGGATTGCGTGTAAAGGCCCAAAACGCCAACGCCCAGCATATGGCCGAATACCTGTTCGGGCACAAAGCGGTTACCCGGGTCTATTACCCAGGCTTAAAGAGCCATCCCGATCACGAATTGGCCAAATCGCAAATGAACGGTTTTGGGGGCATGCTGTCCTTTGAATTACATGAAGATTACGATGCTACCCAGTTTCAAAAAGAACTACAATTGATAAAGCCTTCCATGAGTTTGGCAGGTGTAGAGAGCACCATGCTTTCGCCAACCAAGACCTCTCATGCCCTTTTGGGGGCCGAAGAAAGGGCAAAACAAGGTATCTTAGATGGTTTGATCCGTTTTTCGGTAGGAATAGAAGAGCCCGAAGATTTAATTGCCGATATCGAACAGGCCTTGGAAAAAGTAAGGTTGGGCAGGGTAGCAACGACTAGTTAGTGGTACTGCCCAGTACATAGAATAAATTCAAGAAAAAAAGAATGAAATTAGATATATTAGCTTTTGGCGCCCATCCCGATGATGTTGAACTTGGTGCCGGGGCTACCATTGCCAAAGCCATTGCGAACGGAAAAAAAGTAGGTATCGTAGATTTGACCCGTGGAGAACTCGGAACAAGGGGTTCTGCGGAAATACGGGATAGTGAAGCTGCAGCTTCCGCCAAGGTTCTTGGGGTAGTGGCACGGGAAAATTTAGGCTTTGCCGACGGCTTTTTCGTCAACGATAGGGCACATCAACTGGAAATCATTAAGATGGTGCGTAAGTACAGGCCTGAAATAGTGCTGTGCAATGCCATAGATGATCGGCATATCGACCATGGCAAAGGCAGTAAATTGGTCAGTGATGCCTGTTTTTTAAGTGGATTGATAAAAATCGAGACCAGACTTGACGATGCGGATGACGTGCAAGCGCAATGGAGGCCCAAGGTCGTTTACCACTACATTCAATGGAAAAATCTTGAACCCGATTTTGTTGTAGATGTGTCGGGATATATCGCAAAGAAAACGGAAGCGATATTGGCCTATTCCTCACAATTTCACGATCCCAAAAGTAAAGAGCCGGAAACACCTATTAGTAGTAAAAACTTTATAGATAGTGTAAACTATAGGGCCAGAGATCTCGGTAGACTGATAGGGGTGGACTATGCGGAAGGTTTTACTGTTGAACGTTTTGTGGGCGTCAACAATATCGACGACTTGATTTAAGCGGTTTTTTGGTAATTCTTGTTGGCCTTGGGCAGGGTAAAGTGAAAGGTACTGCCTTTGCGCAAACTGCTTTCGACCCAGATGGCGCCATTGTTCTTTTCTACCATTTCCTTACAAAGTGAGAGTCCCAGACCGGTGCCTTTTTCATTATTGGTACCATAGGTGGTAACCGAAGAAGTGGCGATAAAGAGCTTTTCAATGGTATCTTGGTCCATACCGACACCTGTATCTCGAATTGATATTTGCCACTGTTGGTTTAATTCAATGGCCGAAATAGTCACCATTCCGTTTTCGGGCGTAAACTTTATGGCATTGCTTATCAGGTTGCGGATTACAATGTCTATTTGGTTACTGTCAGACCAGGTCAAGGTATTCGAGTTAAGATGGCTTATAAGTCGGATCGACTTGTTTTTGGCCGTTTCCGACAATAGGTC is from Zobellia galactanivorans and encodes:
- the bshB1 gene encoding bacillithiol biosynthesis deacetylase BshB1; the protein is MKLDILAFGAHPDDVELGAGATIAKAIANGKKVGIVDLTRGELGTRGSAEIRDSEAAASAKVLGVVARENLGFADGFFVNDRAHQLEIIKMVRKYRPEIVLCNAIDDRHIDHGKGSKLVSDACFLSGLIKIETRLDDADDVQAQWRPKVVYHYIQWKNLEPDFVVDVSGYIAKKTEAILAYSSQFHDPKSKEPETPISSKNFIDSVNYRARDLGRLIGVDYAEGFTVERFVGVNNIDDLI
- a CDS encoding trans-sulfuration enzyme family protein, producing the protein MQQKKIGLNTICTHVGEVKDEQFKGAVSPLYMSSSYAFEDVDVKRYPRYFNTPNQEALCKKIAALEHTQAGLIFGSGMAAITTSLMAFLRAGDHVVLQQVLYGGTYNLVVEEFDKFGIEYSFTHGWAPEDFEKKIRSNTKVIYIETPSNPLLTITDLDAIGKLAKKHGLISMIDNTFASPVNQNPIDFGIDVVIHSATKYMGGHSDILAGAVASSEENINRIFALAKNFGGSLSDYTVWLLERSLKTMGLRVKAQNANAQHMAEYLFGHKAVTRVYYPGLKSHPDHELAKSQMNGFGGMLSFELHEDYDATQFQKELQLIKPSMSLAGVESTMLSPTKTSHALLGAEERAKQGILDGLIRFSVGIEEPEDLIADIEQALEKVRLGRVATTS
- a CDS encoding MATE family efflux transporter, giving the protein MPHINRITLKRLFQHFIVAVTGKETEFTSGSIRKAIFMLSIPMILEMMMESIFAIVDIAYVSQVSVNAVATIGLTESVVTLVYAVAIGLSMAATAIVARRIGAKDVKGAQEAAVQAIALGVLVSLIVGVLGFIYAKDILALMGAEPDLIAEGSGYTKLLLGGNITILLLFLINAIFRGAGDASVAMWALVLSNGLNIILDPVFIFGWGPIPEYGVMGAAIATNIGRGAAVVFQLAVLFFGWSRIQIGFKDMVIRFGVMLNLVKVSLGGIAQFLIGTSSWVFLMRMMSEFGSEVLAGYTIAIRVMLFTLMPSWGMSNAAATLVGQNLGAKQPDRAETSVWKTGKYNAWFMGIVSLVYLFFAYDIVGWFNTNPVVVENGGLCLQIIAVGYVFYAYGMVVTQAFNGAGDTGTPTKLNLIAFWLFQLPFAYLTAIAFQWGAMGVFVAITAAEILLAVISMVWFKKGKWKKVSV